Proteins co-encoded in one Prescottella sp. R16 genomic window:
- a CDS encoding 3-hydroxyacyl-CoA dehydrogenase NAD-binding domain-containing protein, with translation MTDIASAFADEVVTNAYTKLVSVPGIEGPVALITLDNGFDHTKPNSFGPRGLLAFDKALDEAFEAKPAAIAVTGKPFIFAAGADLKGVPSITTREQGLELGRLGHKVFRRLRESEVPTFAFVNGVALGGGLEVGLHCHYRTYADNVGALGLPEAMLGLVPGWGGTQLLPNLIGPSNAVTVAIENPLANGKVINSKKALDLGIADVVLGSADFIEQSLAWAAKVIAGDITPSRPEIDRGAGWDEAIARATALVAAKTSDNALGAVRTVALLDRARNIDLTDAASLDAGFEAEDEALADLLMTDELRAGLYAFDLVNKRAKRPAGAPDKSLARKITGVGIVGAGLMASQLAMLFVKQLKVPVILTDIDQERIDKGVGYVHGEIDKLLGKGRLSPDGANRLKALVTGSLDKAAFANTDFVIEAVFENMDVKKQVFAELEQYVSPETVLATNTSSLSITEMASDLQHPERVVGFHFFNPVAVLPLLEVVKGEQTDDATLATAFATAKALKKSAVGCADKPGFVFNRLLIRALGEVMNAVDEGTPFDVADNALGEIGMPMTPFTLLALVGPAIALHTGETLHAAYPERFTPSPGLEAIVEARKPGVWTWTDRGQVVDPEVAALWQQGDTPSTAEEVLERTRRAFAEEIRIMLDEGVVAAPEDIDLCLILGGGFGFWNGGITPYLDRTGTSAAVNGKPFLAKGVASV, from the coding sequence ATGACCGACATTGCAAGCGCTTTCGCCGACGAGGTCGTCACGAACGCCTACACCAAGCTGGTCTCGGTGCCCGGCATCGAGGGGCCGGTCGCGCTGATCACCCTCGACAACGGCTTCGACCACACCAAGCCGAACTCCTTCGGCCCGCGGGGTCTGCTGGCGTTCGACAAGGCACTCGACGAGGCGTTCGAGGCGAAGCCCGCGGCGATCGCCGTCACCGGCAAGCCGTTCATCTTCGCGGCCGGCGCCGACCTCAAGGGCGTCCCGTCCATCACCACCCGCGAGCAGGGCCTCGAACTCGGCCGTCTGGGGCACAAGGTGTTCCGTCGGCTGCGCGAGTCCGAGGTGCCGACGTTCGCGTTCGTCAACGGTGTCGCGCTCGGCGGCGGCCTCGAGGTGGGCCTGCACTGCCACTACCGCACCTACGCCGACAACGTCGGCGCACTCGGGCTGCCCGAGGCGATGCTGGGCCTGGTTCCCGGCTGGGGCGGAACCCAGTTGCTGCCCAACCTGATCGGGCCGTCGAACGCGGTCACCGTCGCGATCGAGAATCCGCTCGCCAACGGCAAGGTGATCAACTCGAAGAAGGCGCTCGACCTCGGCATCGCCGACGTCGTGCTCGGTTCGGCCGACTTCATCGAGCAGTCCCTCGCGTGGGCGGCGAAGGTGATCGCCGGGGACATCACCCCGTCCCGTCCGGAGATCGACCGCGGCGCCGGCTGGGACGAGGCGATCGCGCGGGCGACGGCGCTCGTGGCCGCCAAGACGTCGGACAACGCGCTCGGCGCGGTGCGCACCGTCGCGTTGCTCGACCGGGCCCGGAACATCGATCTCACGGATGCGGCGTCGCTGGACGCCGGGTTCGAGGCCGAGGACGAGGCGCTGGCCGACCTGCTCATGACGGACGAGCTGCGCGCGGGCCTGTACGCGTTCGATCTGGTGAACAAGCGGGCCAAGCGGCCGGCCGGTGCCCCGGACAAGTCGTTGGCGCGGAAGATCACCGGTGTCGGCATCGTGGGTGCGGGCCTGATGGCGAGCCAGCTGGCGATGCTGTTCGTCAAACAGTTGAAGGTGCCGGTGATCCTCACCGACATCGATCAGGAGCGCATCGACAAGGGCGTCGGCTACGTGCACGGCGAGATCGACAAGCTGCTCGGCAAGGGCCGGCTGTCCCCGGACGGCGCGAACCGGCTCAAGGCGCTCGTCACCGGTTCGCTCGACAAGGCCGCGTTCGCGAACACCGACTTCGTCATCGAGGCCGTGTTCGAGAACATGGACGTCAAGAAGCAGGTGTTCGCGGAGCTCGAGCAGTACGTCTCCCCCGAGACGGTGCTGGCGACCAACACGTCGTCGCTGTCGATCACCGAGATGGCGTCGGATCTGCAGCATCCGGAGCGGGTGGTGGGCTTCCACTTCTTCAACCCGGTCGCGGTGCTGCCGCTGCTCGAGGTCGTCAAGGGCGAGCAGACCGACGATGCGACGCTCGCGACCGCTTTCGCCACCGCGAAGGCGCTGAAGAAGTCGGCCGTCGGCTGCGCCGACAAGCCGGGCTTCGTGTTCAACCGGCTGCTCATCCGCGCGCTCGGCGAGGTGATGAACGCCGTCGACGAGGGCACCCCGTTCGACGTCGCCGACAACGCGCTCGGCGAGATCGGCATGCCGATGACGCCGTTCACGCTGCTCGCGCTGGTCGGCCCGGCCATCGCGCTGCACACCGGCGAGACGCTGCACGCCGCCTACCCGGAGCGGTTCACGCCGTCCCCGGGGCTCGAGGCGATCGTCGAGGCCCGCAAGCCGGGCGTGTGGACCTGGACCGACCGGGGTCAGGTCGTCGACCCCGAGGTCGCCGCGCTGTGGCAGCAGGGCGACACGCCGTCGACGGCCGAGGAGGTGCTCGAGCGGACACGCCGCGCATTCGCCGAGGAGATCCGGATCATGCTCGACGAGGGTGTCGTCGCCGCCCCCGAGGACATCGATCTGTGCCTGATCCTCGGTGGCGGGTTCGGGTTCTGGAACGGCGGCATCACCCCGTACCTGGACCGCACCGGCACGTCGGCCGCCGTGAACGG
- a CDS encoding thiolase family protein, with protein sequence MAASAHQRNVVFVDGIRTPFGKAGPKGIYAETRADDLVVKAIRELLRRNPALDPARIDEVAIAATTQTGDQGLTIGRTSAILAGLPETVPGFAIDRMCAGAMTAVTTTASGIGFGQYDVVLAGGVEHMGHHPMGQGADPNPRFLTDRLVDPSALVMGNTAENLHDRFPSITKERTDAYAVASQNKYEAAKKAGYIADTLVPVATRSEAGWGLATEDEPPRPGTTLEDLAKLKTPFRPAGRITAGNAAGLNDGATACLLAGEDTATELGLPIGMRMVGFAFAGVDPAVMGIGPVPATEKVLARTGLSIDDIGLFEINEAFAVQVLAFLEHFGIADDDPRVNQWGGAIACGHPLASSGVRLMTQLSRQFAQNPGVRYGLTTMCIGLGMGGTVIWENPNHANYEAGVK encoded by the coding sequence GTGGCTGCTTCCGCACATCAGAGAAACGTCGTCTTCGTCGACGGCATCCGCACGCCGTTCGGCAAGGCCGGACCGAAGGGCATCTACGCCGAGACCCGCGCCGACGACCTGGTCGTCAAAGCGATCCGCGAGCTGCTGCGTCGCAACCCTGCGCTCGATCCGGCCCGGATCGACGAGGTCGCGATCGCCGCGACCACCCAGACCGGTGACCAGGGCCTGACCATCGGCCGCACGTCCGCGATCCTCGCAGGCCTGCCCGAGACGGTGCCGGGCTTCGCGATCGACCGCATGTGTGCGGGCGCCATGACGGCCGTGACCACGACGGCGTCGGGTATCGGTTTCGGCCAGTACGACGTCGTGCTCGCCGGTGGTGTCGAGCACATGGGCCATCACCCGATGGGCCAGGGCGCCGACCCCAACCCGCGTTTCCTCACCGACCGCCTGGTCGATCCGAGCGCGCTCGTGATGGGCAACACCGCCGAGAACCTGCACGACCGGTTCCCGTCGATCACCAAGGAGCGCACCGACGCCTACGCGGTCGCGTCGCAGAACAAGTACGAGGCCGCGAAGAAGGCCGGCTACATCGCCGACACCCTCGTGCCGGTCGCGACACGTTCGGAGGCGGGCTGGGGTCTGGCCACCGAGGACGAGCCGCCCCGCCCGGGCACGACCCTCGAGGATCTCGCGAAGCTCAAGACCCCGTTCCGTCCCGCCGGCCGGATCACCGCCGGTAACGCCGCGGGTCTCAACGACGGTGCGACGGCGTGCCTGCTCGCCGGCGAGGACACCGCCACCGAGCTGGGGCTGCCGATCGGGATGCGCATGGTCGGCTTCGCCTTCGCGGGCGTCGACCCCGCCGTCATGGGTATCGGCCCGGTCCCGGCGACCGAGAAGGTCCTCGCCCGTACCGGCCTGTCCATCGACGACATCGGCCTGTTCGAGATCAACGAGGCGTTCGCGGTGCAGGTGCTCGCGTTCCTCGAGCACTTCGGCATCGCCGACGACGACCCCCGCGTCAACCAGTGGGGCGGCGCGATCGCGTGCGGTCACCCGCTCGCGTCGTCCGGCGTGCGTCTGATGACGCAGCTGTCGCGCCAGTTCGCGCAGAACCCCGGTGTCCGGTACGGCCTGACCACGATGTGCATCGGTCTCGGCATGGGCGGCACCGTGATCTGGGAGAACCCGAACCATGCCAACTACGAGGCGGGAGTCAAGTAG
- a CDS encoding ribonuclease D — MSESTEPSPERVPESTPTAVPLLVPADGVPPVIETAAGVRDAAERLAAGSGPLAVDAERASGFRYSSRAYLVQLRRAGAGSFLLDPIPTAGELAPLADAMNGLEWVLHSADQDLPCLAELGLGPAALFDTELAGRLAGFERVGLAAIVERTLGLELRKGHGAADWSTRPLPDAWLNYAALDVEVLLELREAMASELAAQGKTEWAAQEFEHVRLAGPPQPKPDRWRRTSQIHSLKSPRQLAAVRELWTARDEIAARRDISPSRILPDSAIVAAATADPRSIESLRKLPVFGGPRQRRSSRVWLSALERARVLPDAELPPVTQPFTGPPPASRWARKDPEAAARLTAAKAGLTELSERVHVPVENLLSPDLVRRVCWDAPASVEDVLTAGGARPWQRELVGPILVEALRAQP; from the coding sequence ATGTCAGAGTCCACCGAGCCTTCCCCCGAACGCGTGCCCGAATCCACCCCCACCGCGGTCCCCCTGCTGGTTCCGGCCGACGGGGTGCCGCCGGTGATCGAGACCGCCGCAGGAGTGCGCGACGCCGCCGAGCGCCTGGCCGCGGGATCGGGGCCGCTCGCTGTGGACGCCGAACGGGCGTCCGGGTTCCGGTACTCGTCGCGCGCCTACCTGGTGCAGTTGCGGCGCGCGGGCGCCGGGTCGTTCCTGCTGGACCCGATCCCCACCGCCGGGGAGCTCGCGCCGTTGGCCGACGCGATGAACGGCCTCGAGTGGGTGCTGCACTCGGCCGATCAGGATCTGCCGTGCCTGGCCGAGTTGGGTCTCGGGCCCGCCGCACTGTTCGATACCGAATTGGCCGGGCGTCTGGCCGGTTTCGAGCGAGTCGGGCTGGCGGCGATCGTCGAACGCACCCTGGGCCTGGAACTGCGCAAGGGGCACGGGGCCGCGGACTGGTCCACCCGTCCGCTGCCGGACGCATGGCTCAACTATGCCGCCCTCGACGTCGAGGTGCTGCTCGAGCTGCGCGAGGCGATGGCGAGCGAGCTTGCCGCGCAAGGAAAAACGGAATGGGCCGCGCAGGAGTTCGAGCACGTGCGGCTGGCCGGGCCGCCGCAGCCCAAACCGGACCGGTGGCGTCGGACGTCGCAGATCCACAGCCTCAAGAGCCCACGCCAGCTGGCGGCGGTGCGCGAACTGTGGACGGCGCGTGACGAGATCGCCGCCCGTCGGGACATCTCACCGAGCCGGATCCTGCCGGATTCGGCGATCGTCGCGGCCGCGACCGCCGATCCCCGGAGCATCGAGTCGTTGCGGAAGCTGCCGGTGTTCGGGGGTCCGCGGCAGCGCCGCTCGTCGCGGGTGTGGTTGTCGGCGCTCGAGCGGGCGCGCGTACTGCCGGATGCCGAGTTGCCGCCGGTGACCCAGCCCTTCACCGGTCCCCCGCCGGCGAGCCGGTGGGCACGGAAGGACCCGGAGGCCGCGGCTCGGTTGACGGCCGCGAAGGCGGGTCTCACCGAGCTGAGCGAACGGGTGCACGTGCCGGTGGAGAATCTGCTCAGCCCGGATCTGGTGCGCCGGGTGTGCTGGGATGCGCCCGCGTCGGTCGAGGACGTGCTGACCGCCGGTGGTGCTCGCCCCTGGCAGCGCGAACTGGTCGGTCCGATTCTCGTGGAAGCACTGCGCGCGCAGCCCTGA
- a CDS encoding alpha/beta fold hydrolase — protein MLNLAAAVAPVGALPTGSMVELPGRGSTYVIDTGAGSVPDDRPTLVLLHALACTGTLTWYPVIDALAEKARVVVLDQRWHGRGIRSERFTLEDCADDVAALADVLGIDRVVPVGYSMGSLVSQLVWKRHRDRVAGLVLCAGAAHFKRNSRERVALESLSVGLGALKPRPGPVPVGAPRLGGDRVWAYSQFRETSYGAIGRATAEIGKFDSTAWVSDIDVPTAVVVPTKDLIIPPRRQRWLARQIAGAATYEVNCGHSACVMDAGPFTEGLLAASASVLARVRP, from the coding sequence ATGCTCAACCTCGCGGCCGCCGTGGCCCCCGTCGGTGCACTGCCGACCGGGTCGATGGTGGAACTGCCCGGTCGCGGCAGCACCTACGTCATCGACACCGGTGCCGGCTCGGTCCCCGACGACCGGCCCACGCTCGTGCTGCTGCACGCACTGGCCTGCACCGGCACGCTCACGTGGTACCCGGTGATCGACGCACTCGCCGAGAAGGCGCGCGTCGTGGTGCTCGACCAGCGCTGGCACGGCCGGGGCATCCGGTCGGAGCGGTTCACGCTCGAGGACTGCGCCGACGATGTCGCCGCGCTCGCCGACGTGCTCGGCATCGACCGCGTCGTACCGGTCGGCTACTCGATGGGGTCGCTTGTCTCGCAGCTGGTCTGGAAGCGCCACCGGGACCGGGTCGCGGGTCTGGTGCTGTGCGCCGGTGCCGCACACTTCAAGCGGAACTCCCGGGAACGGGTCGCACTCGAGTCGCTCAGCGTCGGACTCGGCGCGCTCAAGCCTCGTCCCGGTCCGGTCCCGGTGGGTGCGCCGCGCCTCGGCGGCGACCGGGTGTGGGCGTACTCCCAGTTCCGGGAGACCAGTTACGGCGCGATCGGGCGGGCGACCGCCGAGATCGGCAAATTCGACTCCACCGCGTGGGTGAGCGACATCGACGTCCCCACCGCCGTCGTGGTGCCCACCAAGGACCTCATCATCCCGCCACGGCGCCAGCGCTGGCTCGCCCGCCAGATCGCCGGCGCCGCAACGTACGAAGTGAACTGCGGTCACTCCGCATGCGTCATGGACGCGGGACCGTTCACCGAGGGGCTGCTGGCTGCTTCTGCTTCGGTGCTTGCGCGCGTGCGGCCGTGA
- a CDS encoding wax ester/triacylglycerol synthase family O-acyltransferase yields MERLSGMDASFLYLETPTQMLHVCGLIILDSSTVPGGYSFAKLRDELAARVKAMPSFKRRLADSRFNLDHPVWVDDTDFDIDRHFHRIAVPAPGGRDELSELCSSIASQPMDRSRPLWDMYVIEGLEDGSVAVMSKMHHANVDGVTGSNLMSQLCGLEPDAPRPVFDELPEGAGRASSLDIALGGLMSFASRPLKMAKLLPESVTLPFRWIGRARKGEAMPTPFTAPRTSFNGAITGRRTLAYKELSLDDVKLVKNAFGVKVNDVVLTLCGGALRTYLEDRNELPDSSLVATVPVSVHDKSDRPGTNQISVMFTQLGTDIADPVERLKFIAEHNAINKNHHAEALGATLLQDWAQFAAPATFGSAMRVYSKLKLAERHPVVHNLVVSNVPGPPIPLYFLGARIKQMYPLGPVFHGAGLNVTVMSLEGRLDVGLVSCKELAPRLWDLADAFPEALEELVTAARAQAPKQKQPAAPR; encoded by the coding sequence ATGGAGAGACTCAGTGGGATGGACGCCAGCTTCCTGTACCTCGAAACCCCGACACAGATGCTGCACGTGTGCGGCCTGATCATCCTGGACAGCTCCACCGTCCCAGGTGGTTACTCCTTCGCGAAGCTCCGCGACGAACTCGCGGCCCGCGTGAAGGCCATGCCCAGCTTCAAGCGCCGCCTCGCGGACAGCCGGTTCAACCTGGACCACCCGGTGTGGGTCGACGACACCGACTTCGACATCGACCGGCACTTCCACCGCATCGCCGTCCCCGCCCCCGGCGGCCGGGACGAGCTGTCGGAGCTGTGCAGCTCGATCGCCAGCCAGCCGATGGACCGGTCCCGGCCACTGTGGGACATGTACGTCATCGAGGGCCTCGAGGACGGCTCGGTCGCAGTGATGTCGAAGATGCACCACGCCAACGTCGACGGCGTCACCGGCTCCAACCTGATGTCTCAGCTGTGCGGCCTCGAACCCGACGCCCCGCGCCCGGTTTTCGACGAGCTGCCCGAGGGTGCGGGCCGGGCGTCGTCACTCGACATCGCGCTCGGCGGGCTGATGTCGTTCGCGTCGCGGCCGCTCAAGATGGCGAAGCTGCTGCCCGAGAGTGTGACGCTGCCGTTCCGGTGGATCGGCCGCGCCCGCAAGGGTGAGGCGATGCCGACGCCGTTCACGGCGCCGCGCACGTCGTTCAACGGTGCGATCACCGGCCGCCGGACCCTCGCCTACAAGGAACTGAGCCTCGACGACGTCAAGCTGGTCAAGAACGCGTTCGGGGTGAAGGTGAACGACGTCGTGCTGACGCTGTGCGGTGGCGCACTGCGCACGTACCTCGAGGATCGCAACGAGCTGCCCGACAGCTCACTGGTCGCGACGGTCCCGGTGTCGGTGCACGACAAGTCGGATCGCCCCGGCACCAACCAGATTTCGGTGATGTTCACCCAGCTCGGCACCGACATCGCCGATCCGGTGGAGCGGCTGAAGTTCATCGCCGAGCACAACGCGATCAACAAGAACCATCACGCCGAGGCCCTGGGCGCGACCCTGCTGCAGGACTGGGCCCAGTTCGCGGCGCCGGCGACGTTCGGCAGCGCGATGCGCGTGTACTCCAAGCTCAAGCTCGCCGAGCGTCACCCGGTCGTGCACAACCTGGTGGTCTCGAACGTGCCGGGCCCGCCGATACCGCTGTACTTCCTGGGCGCGCGGATCAAGCAGATGTACCCGCTCGGACCGGTGTTCCACGGCGCCGGCCTCAACGTGACGGTGATGTCGCTCGAGGGCCGCCTGGACGTCGGCCTGGTCTCGTGCAAGGAACTTGCCCCGCGTCTGTGGGATCTCGCGGACGCGTTCCCCGAAGCCCTGGAGGAACTGGTCACGGCCGCACGCGCGCAAGCACCGAAGCAGAAGCAGCCAGCAGCCCCTCGGTGA
- a CDS encoding alpha/beta hydrolase: protein MPLSVPAFLSGWLTTELAPQLLAATAADAAQRVARRGIRTPGDAAGLALAGLSVAGLAAVIAESRSARHEAETALTEALGADYRSVAGHDGPVAPVRIPWRQFATPFRMRRDDVVRVRDLAYAPGGRRFRLDVYHRRDTPANAPILLQIHGGGWVFGSKNDQGIPLMMEMASRGWVCVAINYPLSPKAVWPAHLIAVKRAVAWLRDNAANYGGDPSFVAVTGGSAGGHLAAMLALTADDPDLQPGFEDADTSIQACVPHYGVYDFTGETGIKATRLRVESGLMPMVLGKAARFPQDYEAASPLCHLRADAPPFFVVHGTSDSFIPVAEAREFVRRLREVSENPVAYAELRGAQHAFDIFPSLRSSAVVQAAADFLDWTRARQQADRMDSEVVEEVEETENVG from the coding sequence ATGCCGCTGTCGGTTCCCGCTTTCCTGTCCGGATGGCTCACCACGGAACTTGCTCCGCAGTTGCTCGCCGCGACCGCGGCCGATGCGGCGCAACGCGTCGCCCGGCGCGGCATACGCACCCCCGGCGACGCGGCCGGGCTCGCGCTCGCCGGCCTGTCGGTCGCCGGCCTCGCCGCCGTGATCGCCGAGTCCCGCAGCGCCCGCCACGAGGCCGAGACCGCGCTGACGGAAGCACTCGGCGCCGACTACCGCAGCGTCGCCGGACACGACGGACCTGTCGCCCCCGTCCGGATCCCCTGGCGGCAGTTCGCGACACCGTTCCGGATGCGCCGCGACGACGTCGTCCGGGTCCGTGACCTCGCGTACGCGCCGGGCGGCCGCCGCTTCCGGCTCGACGTCTACCACCGCCGTGACACCCCCGCGAACGCGCCGATCCTGCTGCAGATCCACGGCGGCGGCTGGGTGTTCGGCAGCAAGAACGATCAGGGCATCCCGCTCATGATGGAGATGGCGTCCCGTGGCTGGGTGTGCGTCGCGATCAACTACCCGCTGTCCCCGAAAGCCGTGTGGCCGGCCCACCTGATCGCCGTCAAACGGGCGGTCGCGTGGCTACGGGACAACGCCGCGAACTACGGCGGCGACCCGAGTTTCGTCGCCGTCACCGGAGGCTCCGCGGGCGGCCACCTCGCCGCGATGCTCGCCCTCACCGCCGACGACCCCGACCTGCAGCCCGGCTTCGAGGACGCCGACACGTCGATCCAGGCGTGCGTGCCGCACTACGGCGTCTACGACTTCACCGGCGAGACCGGGATCAAGGCCACCCGCCTGCGCGTCGAGTCCGGGCTGATGCCGATGGTGCTCGGCAAGGCGGCACGATTCCCACAGGACTACGAGGCCGCGTCCCCGCTGTGCCACCTGCGCGCCGACGCGCCCCCGTTCTTCGTCGTGCACGGCACCAGCGACTCGTTCATTCCGGTCGCCGAGGCACGCGAGTTCGTCCGCAGGCTGCGGGAGGTGTCCGAGAACCCCGTCGCCTACGCGGAACTGCGCGGCGCCCAGCACGCGTTCGACATCTTCCCGTCGCTCCGGTCGTCCGCCGTCGTCCAGGCGGCCGCCGACTTCCTGGACTGGACGCGGGCGCGGCAGCAGGCGGACCGGATGGACAGCGAGGTCGTGGAGGAAGTGGAGGAGACGGAGAACGTCGGCTAG
- a CDS encoding DUF3000 domain-containing protein, with protein sequence MTTPGATDEPAVFRAAVDTMRAAVAHPGIEVGPIRPPRRLAPFSYALGAEVRHPDGGGAGDNTVPEHSDSDAFGRLILLHDPDGHDTWHGTMRLVAYIQADVESALAADPLLPEVAWSWLVDTLADRTDDVVALGGTVTATSSVRFGDIAGPSRAHQLEVRASWTPTSSPPALAAHVEAFCDVLAYAAGLPPAGITRLANP encoded by the coding sequence GTGACGACCCCGGGAGCAACCGACGAACCTGCCGTGTTCCGCGCCGCTGTCGACACGATGCGGGCGGCCGTCGCCCATCCCGGCATCGAGGTCGGTCCGATCCGGCCGCCGCGGCGTCTCGCCCCCTTCAGTTACGCGTTGGGCGCCGAGGTGCGCCACCCGGACGGCGGTGGTGCCGGCGACAACACCGTGCCCGAACATTCCGACAGCGACGCGTTCGGGCGGCTGATCCTGCTGCACGACCCGGACGGTCACGACACATGGCACGGCACGATGCGGCTCGTCGCGTACATCCAGGCCGACGTCGAGTCGGCTCTGGCCGCCGATCCGCTGCTGCCGGAGGTCGCGTGGAGCTGGCTGGTCGACACGCTCGCCGATCGGACCGACGACGTGGTCGCCCTGGGCGGCACCGTGACGGCGACCAGTTCGGTGCGGTTCGGTGACATCGCCGGCCCGTCGCGCGCCCACCAGCTCGAGGTGCGGGCGTCGTGGACACCGACGTCGTCCCCACCGGCGTTGGCCGCGCACGTCGAAGCGTTCTGCGACGTCCTCGCGTACGCGGCCGGGCTGCCCCCGGCCGGGATCACCCGGCTGGCGAACCCCTAG
- the hemE gene encoding uroporphyrinogen decarboxylase → MPGRVDYPSRRVLDDAPLLAAATGRTPKHRPVWFMRQAGRSLPEYREIRAGIGMLESCFDPELVCEITMQPVRRHKVDAAILFSDIVVPLKAAGIDLDIVAGVGPVVADPVRSVADVDALPRLVPDEVGAVARAVRLLTAELGDTPLIGFAGAPFTLASYLVEGGPSRNHERTKALMHADPKTWHTLLGHITDITIAFLQAQLHAGVDAVQLFDSWAGALSLAEYREFVFPHSERVFAEVASAGVPRIHFGVGTGELLGAMGEAGADVVGVDWRIPLDVAARRIGPGKALQGNLDPAVLFAGRDAVETQVRRICREADAALAAGATGHIFNLGHGVMPDTDPAVLTDVVELVHSL, encoded by the coding sequence ATGCCCGGGCGCGTCGACTACCCGTCCCGGCGGGTCCTCGACGACGCCCCGTTGCTGGCAGCGGCCACGGGCCGCACCCCGAAGCACCGCCCCGTGTGGTTCATGCGGCAAGCCGGACGGTCGCTGCCCGAATACCGGGAGATCCGTGCCGGAATCGGCATGCTCGAATCGTGCTTCGACCCCGAACTGGTCTGCGAGATCACGATGCAGCCCGTGCGCCGGCACAAGGTGGACGCGGCGATCCTGTTCTCCGACATCGTCGTTCCCCTGAAGGCCGCCGGCATCGATCTCGACATCGTCGCCGGCGTCGGCCCGGTCGTCGCGGACCCGGTGCGCAGCGTCGCCGACGTCGACGCGCTGCCCCGGCTCGTGCCCGACGAGGTCGGCGCCGTCGCGCGGGCCGTGCGGCTGCTGACGGCCGAACTCGGCGACACCCCGCTGATCGGTTTCGCCGGTGCCCCGTTCACGCTCGCGTCGTACCTCGTCGAGGGCGGCCCGAGCCGCAACCACGAGCGCACCAAGGCGCTCATGCACGCCGACCCGAAGACGTGGCACACCCTGCTCGGGCACATCACCGACATCACGATCGCGTTCCTGCAGGCGCAGTTGCACGCCGGTGTCGACGCGGTGCAGCTGTTCGACTCGTGGGCCGGGGCACTGTCCCTCGCCGAGTACCGCGAATTCGTGTTCCCGCACTCCGAGCGGGTGTTCGCGGAGGTCGCGTCCGCGGGCGTGCCCCGCATCCACTTCGGCGTCGGGACCGGGGAACTACTCGGCGCGATGGGGGAGGCCGGTGCGGACGTCGTCGGCGTCGACTGGCGCATCCCCCTCGACGTCGCGGCCCGCCGCATCGGACCGGGCAAGGCGCTGCAGGGCAACCTCGATCCGGCCGTGCTGTTCGCCGGCCGGGACGCCGTCGAAACCCAGGTCCGGCGCATCTGCCGGGAGGCCGACGCCGCCCTCGCCGCCGGCGCGACCGGGCACATCTTCAACCTCGGCCACGGCGTCATGCCGGACACCGATCCGGCGGTACTGACCGACGTCGTGGAGTTGGTGCACTCGCTGTGA